The following nucleotide sequence is from Scleropages formosus chromosome 4, fSclFor1.1, whole genome shotgun sequence.
TCATGGGTTAAACTAaagttttgtgacatttttaattgcttttgttACCATCTAATTTACCGTAATGGTGCACAGATGTTTTGAGGCcttaaaagcaaacatttgtgTTTCCATTAAAGTGAGGTCCAGTTCTTTATCTAATGCATACTTTCCACAAAGCATGAACAGATCCTTCTTTGTCTTCCCGACTTTGGCATTACCGTAACTTAGTCTGTGTCTCTGCGTGTCAGTTTCTGAAGACCTCAAGCCAAAATCCCACAGGTGTTTCTGTTTACCTTAGTGAGGAAATGGTCAAAAACCAGTGGGGACATGGAATCAAGGTGTCAATGGGAAGTATCCACCTACAAGCTGGGTCCACAGAGCAGTAGGTGGATCTGACTGTGATTCCCACCCACCTTTGACCAAGTTGTCAGTGGAGCTTCGGTGAGCCAGTTCCTCTGGAGTGTCTGTTGTAGAGGGTGTCGTGGCAGCAGTCCACATGACGGAGAGGTGGCACATCCCATCCCCCTGCCTGCTACACCTCATCCCAGCTATGGTCAGATGCTTAGTGAGGCAGCTGGggttaaatgtaatattgtaagCCAGCGTAAGCCTCCCTGCACGTGGCTCTGCGAAGCAAGTCAGTAACTGTGTCCCCATGCAGAGTGTCGGTGGGGGGTCTGGGACTGGCAGGAGGTCAAGGTGCCCAACTGCACGCTTCCACGGCGCCCCTTCAACACATCTGTATGTCTGAAGTCGCAcaaaatttatatatgtaattatacaatttttttttacaagataTAATTCTTGTTaaatggttttttctttttttccctttttgccCGGAGTTATGCTTAATTGGGATTTGGTTATactgcagtgcagcacaggATCCCATAACCCATCAGCAATATTTGCCCATGTCTGTGCTCATATGTCAGAAACACATTTATGTCCTGCTTCATTGCGTGTCTATCtagtacatttctgtttatgcCCTCTTTAACTGCCACTCTAGTTATATAAATCTTTTTGTTGGGCTTGGGGACTGTTTTGTATAAAGCAGTGTCATGtactgttttttcttcattgaaCAATGTATGGTTTTTATTCCTCATAAAGTcttgaaataaaaagcagtgtAATTGAGTTTAGGGAGAACTGGAGTCTGTGATGAAAGTGTAGGCCAGTGTTTTGACCCTCTAACGTGTGTCCTTTGCTGAAGAGGTGATTTTGCTCAGAACGGCCAACTCAGTCCCCACTGGTGAGGCAGGTTAACTGTGAGCGAGGAGCTCAAGTTTCACTCCTCCCAGCTGTCTGGACCTTCAGCTGTTCGTGACGCGTTTGAGCCCCTGGGCGGCTCGTCCCGCCGCCACAGTGCTGTGTTTCGCTTCCCAGCCTTCCCTTTCAAACATCCTCAGCTGTTCTTTTTTATACTCACACTCTTTCATAGATGCTGAAATTCTCAAGTTggtgttgcctttttttttctttttttttttggtcttcccTAACGAACACTTCATGTCACTACTACAGTACCACCACTAGAGGCAGTACAATTAGTACTCAAGACCCTAAGGCAACTTGTCCTCTGCACTTTGTTGCTTTACACTTGGTCACCATGGTAAAAGAAGCTGAAGGTCAGTGTTGTAGCAGTGTTGACCCAGACCTGCTGTGTGAGGTTCAATgagactttggactgtggtggaCTCTGGGTGCTGCCCCCAGTGGACAGTGTCTGCTTTGTGTTTTGAGAGACAGCTGCTCCGATTGTCTCCATCCTGTGAGCTCTCACCTTTAACACACTGAATTAGTGACATATAAAACCAGCGGTGGCGGCACATGAAACAAAAGGCCCAAGAGCCTGGATTCTGATCCCAAACTGTCCTGTTGTCTGTGTGTCATCAGGCTGTAGTTTCTTTTCAAAGGAGGCGCAGGGATGAAACTGTTAAGCGGTTGCCGAACACCATCGTAGTTTGTACCTTCGGCGCTTGCCAGTCTTCTAGCGTCTGGGCAGCAGATGAAGGAAATCCAGCTCTCACATTCATATTGTGACACTTTCATTAAATGTGGCGTCTCGTACAAAGACTTGACGCAATTACAGTACGAAATCTGAATGAATATTGGATTATTTCTGAGGGAGGTGCGTGAATGCTACAGGAGCACTCACACCCAACCACATACGCAGCAAATTCTGTCATTGTCAGAAGCAGAGGATTTACTGCTGCTTTGGGTGCTTCATCTGCCTTTGTAGCAGCACAGTTGTTGCCCTTCTTAGACAGGTGGGAAACTGGAGCGACGACTCACAGTGGTGCAGCTACTGCCAGCGGTGGTGTCTGCAGTCCACTCTCACTCATCCTTTGTACCCCTGCTGCATTCTGCGGGGGGGCAGCAATGGATTCTCCAAGGTGTGGGTGGGCCACTGACCAGAACATTCAGAAACAGATGCAGGACTGAGAACCTTACAGTTGAGTAATCCTTCTTCAGATCATGAGTTTGTTGTAGGGAGACCTGCTGTAGGGcaggttgtcatggaaaccatTCACAATAATAGAACACATTGTTTGTTCATTGTTTTCCCTATTTCTGTCAAGGATGTGTGTCTCAACTGCAACTGGGCATGAGGCTGAGCTACACATAAGTAGGGAGGGTGGCCCTCTTTACGTCATCTTTACCTCCCACGGTGTCTGTTTCTTGGTTCAAACTAAAAAGGCAcggtgtggtttttttgttagTAACCAAAGGTGCAAATTTACACTTGTACGTTCAAAGATGATTAAATTCGCTGTCCTAAAAAGGGATACTATGTCCATATCTTAATCTCTACTTGAGATGCCCTTGAAAGTGAGAAATCTGTAGATGCTTTACACAATGGATTATACCAGTGGTGATGTAGGAGGTGTGTCAGAAATCAACTATAGTAAATACTTGTTTACTCCTGCTACACCGCTACTTTGTGTTGTCTCTACAAGTTTAAAGTCAATCAGCCTTCATAAGAGGCGTCTCCTGCTCCACCATGTTAAAGTGCGTTGGCTGCTGATAACTTGTGGAACGTTGATCAGTTAATTTCCAGAGATGTAATTGTTGTAATATGGGCCAATTTGGCTGCACTAAACATGACTATGTGCCCATGTCCTGGATCCTGCTGGAAGTTGGCAGGACAATAATTGTATCCTCTCTCAACAGGACACACTGAAGCCTGCCTTCACAGTGGCCAGCTTGCCCGGCACCACCAGTGCACAGTCCACGGCACCAACTTCATCCACCACCATGCAGGTCAGCAGTGGCCCCTCATTCCCCATCACCAACTACCTGGCACCCGTCTCTGCTGGAGGCAGCACCAACAGCATCGCCGGTGCTAATGGCACAGTGCTTAAGACATCCGGAACCTCTGCTGGGGTCATGCAGCTGCCTGGGGCCCTCACCTTCATGTCAGGTATGCAGGAGCATTTTCTTGAAATCTCCACATAAGCAGTCAACCAAGTGACTGTCAAATTaagtttatatgtaaatatacaagtATATGAGTGCCTTTTCCATAAGTCTGCAGCTGGGCAGGAGACCCATCTCCACAGAGGAGGTCCTGCTACCTGTAGCCTTTGTAGGGAACGAAGGAAGAACTCACGTGTTTTTGAGAGCACTGCCAATAATGACTTATAATTAGCAATGAATATTCAATGAGGGCTCCATGGCTCGTGGTGAAATGATCACAAAGCAATATTTAATGGGCTTGCAGCTCAAGGGAAGAATATGGAATAAGACACAGCCCTTCATTAGAGTAACATCGGTATGCTGTGTAAAACACGAGTATCTGAGAGGGGCAGAATTTCAATGCTAGTGTCACACTCTGGATGTTCTACAATGAAGGTCTTGTGCGATTCCATGTATAGATACTATTCTGTTACATTGAGTGACATTGATGTATTGGCCACATCCTTCTCTCCAAAGCCTTGTACAGTACAGAGTAAAAGGGATTTCATCAAGACCTGATGTGCAGGAGCGGCACTCCGAAACAGACAAGTTGTCATGGTCAACATGGCCTGTGGACGCTTGCTAGGATGCAATAAACCCGTAGGGAGACGGGACGGGTCTGTCGAgttccactgtgccaccagtaCAGGCAGAATCATGTCAAGTGGTACTTAGTGTTATAGGGGAGAAGCTGAAGGTACAGCAGCTgacatagtagttagagccatATCCTTACAATCAAAAGATCCAGGCTTTTCAATCGCCTTGAGCATGGTATtaataccctgaattgacagtaaaaaaTGATCCAGTTGTATACTTGTattcagggacagctggtagtgttagagctgctgcctttggacacaaaagttgcaggttcgaaacCCACTctcagctgtagtgcccttgaagcaaggtacttaacttaaattgctctagtaaaattcccagctgtgtaaatgggtaaatattgtagtagcttaacataagttgctttggagaaaagtgtcagctaaatgaataaatataaatgttaactGTTTGTTCTgctcagggtcacggtggtccagagcctatccaagaaCCAttggctgtataaataattataaatctTACATTGTTTCTCTGGAGAAAGGTGttatcaaaatgaataaaataaataaaatgtgtgatgtGGCTGATGCATAATAGCAGGGTAAACTGAGCAATGAAACAAGGAAGTTTGGACTGCTCCCATTGTGGTTTGCGTGTATATGCTACAGGCACTCCACTCCCCCCTGGCACCCCCACCATTCCACTCAGCCAACTGCAGCAGCACTCGCTGACCATCCAAGGCCAGCAGGGTCAGACCATCACTGCCACACCGGCACCAGCGCAGCAGGGCCAGCAGGCAGTGTTTCGCTTTCCCGCAGCCGTCTCACTCACAGGTTAGTGTGTGTACccagggggaggaggagggtaGTGGCAGAAGAGTTGAGAACAGGCAAAATGACTGtctgctgccaccaccacagCTGTCAAGGCTTCTCATTCACAGTCATGTGGGCAACACACATTCTCTATTTAtaattgacagtaaaaaaaatactgtgtggTGCTCAAAGGGGGAAATAACTgactttttaataaataaatatatacacatgtgCAACCTTATAGCACTTGGAATACACTGAAAGGTCAAGGGGTATTTGAGTGAGAGACTGGGGTAGCTCACACCTGGAACCTGGAGTTTGCTTCCTGCGCAATAAagggtaaaaatgtaaaatgattgtCGGCCTCCCAGGTGGAGCAAtgcctcagcagctgcaggccaTCCAGGTTCATCCAACCACACAGCAGAGCTCcactgccagcagcagcagccctgaGGTCTCCCAAGTCTCCACCAGCTCCACAAGTAAGTGAGAGACTGGCGGGGTGAAGCAATAGCTTTAGTGCACCTTTAGCACGCTACATTCTTATTTCCTTCATGGGATGTTTGATTTGCATGTTGGCCAAAGACAAGTAGCTCTGCTTTTCCCAGCAGACGGACGACCTCCTCTACATTTAAATTGCAATGAACCTTACTAGGTTCTAGGTGGACACACACTTGCTTACCATGGTGTTTTGGAACAGTTCTATGCTTGGCACAGCCCACTTGGTCTGTATTCACAGTAGAAATACTGAGAGCTGAAACACACCAGATGCTTTTCAGTGCAAACACTGAACATTCTGCACACTTACGGGTGTTATAGTGCCACCTGCAGTACAGTGCACACACTGCcgctgcgtgcgtgcgtgtgttaaaaagtacatttatgtttaaagTGCTTCTGTCACTTTGGCAGGTTAATCAGCAATCATTACACGAGAAGTTatatggattttaaaaatgttttacagttggCCAAGGAAGTATGAGATCTTTCCTGAAATGGAGTAGAAGGCAAATTCTTTGTACTTGCAAGGATACTGGAGGAGAATTTGCTCTTCAACTCTCGATTTGCCAGTCGGTATACTGTAAATGCCCAGGCTTACCTGTGGTCTTGACCTTTGGGTATTGATTGAAAGATATGCAGATGGAATGAGGTTCCTCTGAAGGGTAGCTGGAGTCACACTTCAGGACAGGGTAAAGAACTCACTGATCTAGACAGCTGCTAGCACATGCTTGCTGGGTGGTCCACATAGCATGGTCCACTGGAAGGAGGCTGCAATTTATGCTTAGAACAGACTGCATCGCTTGGGTAGCTCAGGAATCCTGTGGATTCCCAGGAGAAACTGGAGCCCATCCCTATGGGAAGGGAGGTCTGGTTTGCATTGCTTGACTAGCTGTGACTTAACTGTCACCAGAATAAGCTTTTCCAGAACAttaatacatgtacagtatcttTGCTTGCTCTTTGCacactattgttttttttacaaagtttcTATGTGCTTTTTGCCTGCAGTGGGTAAAATACTGGATGTGTAATCTCTTTCCCTTTCTTATGCTACAGTGAGTCTCCCGGCCAGCATCGTCACATCGTCTGTACCCACATCTGTAGCAGGTCACATGATCTATCCGAGCCCCCACACAGTGATGTACGCCTCAACGCCCACGCTGACTGACGGCAGCCTCACTGTGCTGAACGCCTTCCCACAGGGACCCTCTGCCATGCAGGTCTCTGCACAGGGCCAGGACACAGGTAGGCTAAGAAGTCCGAGGTACTAGTGAAGGTGCTGTCTTGTGGGAGGGGCCAAAAGCCAACTTGCGGTTTTCCTTATTTTTGTGCATGCATCTCCTTTTCCAAATACATTTGATTAAATCAAGAATCCAAGTGCTGTACATGTCTGAACTCTGTTGAGGCACTGGCCTAATGCTGAGATCATGGTCAGATCAAAGAAGGTTTGGTGCAATTGTTCTCCTTCCTCTCTACCGCCACTGCAGGACCAGTACCTCATGTgttcctcacagcacctgttTCTGCAGTGCAGATACACCCGGTATGGCAAGATCTTTTTCAAACTTTTACTCAGTTAGCTCATGGTTTTCTGCAAATCAATGTATAATGTTAGGCTACCTCtacctatttacccatttatgcagctgggtaattttactggagcaatttaggttaagtaacttgctcaggggtactattgctgaagatgggatttgaagctgcagTGTCTGGGtgcaaaggcggcagctctaaccactacactatcggCCACCCCGAAACAAACCCCTTAATTCCCTGAGTAGTTGACATGCCATCATGTGTAGAAGGAATCTCTCCaaatacagaaatgcagaacaaaacatttttctggaGCTGTCCTACCACAGTATGTGGTCATTTGATTGAGTAAAAGATTCAACTATTCTGCTAACTTGACTCTTGGCTACGTGACATTACTTTAGGATGTCTTGTTGAAAATAATTAAGTATCACTTGAGCTGTCATGATCAAGACAAATTTACTGTGACCAGCTGAGCACACACATCTCTCTGTCACAGATGGTCATTGGTCAGCAGTCGTGTGGGAGCAGCAGTAACCTGACAGAGCTGCAGGTGGTCAACCTGGACACGCCTTCCCACAATGTGAAGAGTGACTGACAAAGCGCTCCATGAAAAGCGGACGCTCAAAAAGGAAACTTCCATCATTAATTTGCttccatgatatttttttttatttttttattttttaaaaaaagcatctttAGACCTAATGTGTAAACACTGCAGCATAGGAAGGAGAGGATCATTTCAACATCCTAtgtccttgtgtgtgtcaggtTCTTTTGTGCTTAAGTTACGCTACAGGTGTTGTGGCTTCACGGTTCAGCCAAAGATATGAACgaaacagtgaaaatgagtACAGAGAGACTTTAAATGGGGAAAGTATCAGATCTAAGGAAATCtgtaaaggtgtttttttaatcaagatATTTTTAGCACACTGTACAATGGCATGCGGCTGTTAtttttgtatgtatatgtgaCTTATTTAATATTTGCGAAGGTATGTGCATTAATGTAATCTAAATATATATCATGAGTGCTGGTCAGGAATGAATCAGTATTTACTGTGCTGAGAGCAAAAACAATGATTctctgctgaaaaacaacaaaatacaataacTGCAGACCACATTGATGCTTGTGAAGATGAATGAATTGGCAGGTTACACAGGACCATGAACACAACTGTACAGCTGCCTGCCATCTCCTCAAGACCTATGGCCAAACAGCAAGTGTCATCAAGAAGGAATACAAGCCCCACTGCTATGGGTCATCGTGGAGATGCAGCATTGATGCTCGGTCATAAAAAGTGTAAGGTAGCCAAGGCCACTGGACAAACAGTTCCTGCAAAGCAATTCTTACCTGTCCCTGTATGGTTACTGCTCTGGCTGTCTTTAGGCCAGTCTTGCCTTGTTCTTAGGAAACCAGGTTCTGAAGCATAAATCTCACAGTAATCCACAAAACTTTGATTAGAAAACTTTAAAACGTAGCCCATAAAACCACCACTCGCTTGTGTTCAAGCCTGTATTTGAGCTACTTGTGGCAATCCAAACCTAATTTATGCGCAAGGGAAAAATCTCCAGGCTTTTCTATGGCAAACTCTTCACTGGGAGCCAGAGTGACATTCCTGGAAACCAGTTGTGGCTATGTATCGACCTTAATGTGTAAATCGAAGGACAGTTAATATAGCTGAGAAACAGCCCTGTGGAAGTGAACAGCAGGACTCTCCCTCTGGCCACTCTTCAGACATCTCTTTGCCAGTAGTTGGTCATGATAGTGACCACTGCTATTATTACTTAAAACAGTTCACATACAGCAGCCTGGATTCTTTGgcatttcttttgtgtgtgtgtgtgtgtgtgtgtgtgtgtgtgtgtgtgtgtcagatttCAGACTGATTTAGGGGTCCTTTTAAGCAGACAGCTTAGCTTTACAGTCTTTATTTTGACAACCAGCCAATGGTCACTAGAGCAAAATACAAGAATGGAAAGTGCCTCAATTATTTAATACAAAGTTGTAAATGAACAATTTTACTCTAACAAGGTATCAAAACATTTCAACTTCAAGGATGTTGATTTTTGGATGAACTGACAAACCTGTTTAGGGGAAACGCTGACAATGTTATGCCTCAGGCTTACGATGCATCACGAATAGCATGAGATCTTGTACACATATCCATAACTTATCAACCTGGAGTTTTCCTTAAAGTTTGAATAGTTTCACAGCAAACTGCAGAGCAGTCTATAAACATGCTGGTTTCACCTAAAAGAATTATGGTTGATTCCAATTTGGTCAGTGCTCTCTGTGTAGTCTGCATGTTCAAATGGACTGGAAGTGCATCATTTAATTTTAAGGGcacacactgtgtttgtgtgtgtgtgtgtgcgtgtgcgcgtgtgcccCCATATATAgatatttacacacagacacaccgtTACCCTGGTTCTGTCATCCTTCACTAAGTGGCTACTGTTTGTTGTGTAACAATCATACAAAGGCACCGTCACCCTCTTTCCCCATTTGCCTAAGTTTGCCAATGAACATGAAGTCGGTGTCAATGGTGCTCTAGATGCTGATGTTTCTCTCTGTACCTTAATAATGGGGTTTGTGCTGACCTTTTTATGAAAAGATGTTATACACTATGTGTAAGCCTTTAAAGTATGTTTTTTATCaagttgttttgattttaaaaacgTTCAACAAATGCAGTAGGAACGTGCTTAATTCTACCTTATTTCCTTCCAAA
It contains:
- the srfb gene encoding serum response factor b, encoding MLPSRSGSAPAGNGSSSSGRDSAAHGSSLQLLGSGVPHGLTRAGLADKRAALGRPKDGSGMLGGTGTGAASRGGARPSTGAGGVLPASLRYDVERENAARACSGSEPDSDSAEDDELPGSATDSQRGVKRERAEMEAAAAGQEQAGGPAGGYGMTPGGVTGAKPGKKTRGRVKIKMEFIDNKLRRYTTFSKRKTGIMKKAYELSTLTGTQVLLLVASETGHVYTFATRKLQPMITSETGKALIQTCLNSPDSPPRSDPSTDQRMSATGFEETDLTYQVSESDSCGESKDTLKPAFTVASLPGTTSAQSTAPTSSTTMQVSSGPSFPITNYLAPVSAGGSTNSIAGANGTVLKTSGTSAGVMQLPGALTFMSGTPLPPGTPTIPLSQLQQHSLTIQGQQGQTITATPAPAQQGQQAVFRFPAAVSLTGGAMPQQLQAIQVHPTTQQSSTASSSSPEVSQVSTSSTMSLPASIVTSSVPTSVAGHMIYPSPHTVMYASTPTLTDGSLTVLNAFPQGPSAMQVSAQGQDTGPVPHVFLTAPVSAVQIHPMVIGQQSCGSSSNLTELQVVNLDTPSHNVKSD